The Cololabis saira isolate AMF1-May2022 chromosome 23, fColSai1.1, whole genome shotgun sequence genomic sequence ggtcTGATGCCATATTAGCACTaacttcatgtttatttgttggCGGTGAGAAAATCctacatttgtctatttactgtcagtcaaattccctgtcttgtttgaccacTTGGCCAATAagcctgattctgattctgatccatccatccatccatacctgctttatcctctGTGGCACATTGTCAAGGTGAAGTTAACTTAGAGAAATTCACATATAAGTCAGATTAATTGTAACAAAAGCATCACATTCATACACTATAtattttttgtcacatttatgCTGCCTCATTTTAGACAATACTTCCCAAAATGTAGTTTTgtgtaaattatatatatatatatagctacagagcactgtacgccaaaacctccagacacagagaccgtttcttcccccaagctgttgctctgatgaactctcatcacttatagtctcagagtaatcaatcactgtgcaattataataataataataataataataaccacaatcatatgctgtaacaatgcacctttcaataaccatgtctacttcatactgctgcacctttcacttctttttaaaattgtacagtatataagagctgtcattggtcaatttactgtacagtgagcgaaaataatcaagtcaaattccctgtcttgtttgacctgacttggccaataaacctgattctgattactCGCACATGGTAACAATTCCATACCACTGCAATCAAATGACAAAACTGGAGCGTTTCAGTGCCATTACAGTGCAAATTTTAACATCCTTTCTACATAATTCCCCTAATTCCTCTGGTGAGCCactgaaaaatataaaaaaaaaactgtaaaaagcaAAAGTTCAAACAAGCATCACTCAAAAATTGTTGCAACTGCTGCATGACAACAGAAGCATTacaccaaaacctccagactcagacaGTATCTTCCGCCAAGCTGTTggtctgatgaactctcatcactcatagagtctcagagtaatcaatcactgttcAATAACAATAAGCACAATCATAAGCTGCAAcgatgcacctttcaataaccatgtctacctcatactgttgcacctttcacttaaaaaaaaaacaactgtagcctatatatgttaataagagctgtcatttgcctctttactgtacagtgagcaaaaaaTAACCGAGttaaattccctgtcttgtctgacctgacttggccaagtaaacatgattctgatttcttttgtattttaattcttattttggaaatgaccgaaataaacaaacaaacgaacAAACACACAATTAAATTAAGAGGCATttgcatgggtgcagatcccagggggaacaggggggagatgtcccccccaatttctgaaaaacatgaattgtcccccccaataaaaataccctaatttattcaaaattttaaaaatgtattttcagacttaaaggttgaatatgtagaatatttattaaaaatatatttctaaaacaataatacatccacggtgcgttttgaggtgtacagaatgaaagcaatgggtcctttttttttttagaactgtttaccaccataactgtgttaaaacatgatcagttagtttaaacaacttgtttagcgctccatatttcatccatatatcaattgatcgtgcataaagtagtcccataggataaaaggaagatggggagaagaatttgagatgagtagacactacatgcccaaaacccttaaaattatgatttacgaatataacagttaagtaagcagtgacacacactgttggctgtttaggacaaataaacaagaaaggtaagcacaataaatgattccctgtgcagtattttttggcgagcctttaccaatttatggcatggtatgagttgcatatttacgacggagtattagggccaacctaagacaaaaaaaaaacgtaggaaattacgagaataaagtcataatataatgagaataaagtcgtacaattatgagaataaagtcataatattacgagaataaagtcgtaatattatgagaataaagtcgtaatattacgagaataaagtcgtaatattacgagaataaagtcgtaatattacgagaataaagtcgtaatattatgagaatataatttatgacaactctaacaggaaggtcttctccctgtgttaaaaatgaggaatattgagcatcttgtgaagttatatttatatatttataatatatctaatattacgactttattctcgtaatattacgactttattctcgtaatattacgactttattctcaaaatattacgactttattctcaaaatattacgactttattctcaaaatattacgactttattctcgtaattttacgactttattctcatattatcatgactttattctcgtcatttccatttttttttgtcttagtttggccctaatactccgtcgtacatattggcaaaaaattaaaaattaaaatcacgttggtgtcccccccaatcctgacatcggatctgcacccctgggcATTTGCTTTATTTCAAATCCATGCGTGTGCTGGGGATTTGGCGCGGTGCTGCTGGAATGATACGTCAGGATGGGATTAAGGGATGTGGGCTGGCCCTGTAATATCCGCGGCTCCCTCCActtctaaaggctgatttatggtcccgcgttacaccagcgCAGACctgcgcaccgtacgctgagcgtcgccgccgtaccctacgccgtcgatctaacgcagaaccataaaccaggcttAATTCAATCGGATCTGAGCTGCGGATGCGGCTCTGTCGGCGACGGTCGGGGCATTTCAGCAGCAggatctctctctcacacacctcCTCCCCAGAGCCGGGGACAGATCGATGCTGAGACATTTCAGATGGCTGAATGTGAATGCAAACGGGGAATAAAAAAATGTCCAGCATAATAAGAGGATCTGCAGACGCTCCTTTTTTATTCTAATGAATGAAAGCGACCTCGCCGCGGCGGATGCGAGCGTGTAAGTGATGCTGCGTCCACAACTGTGACTTGAGAGGCAGGAAAACGCATCCCTTTGGAGCCAGCACCGgaggcagtggcgtcaattcagtcgaagctaaggtatggccagcaaatattcatcacagaagtctgctatgtacagtagtttatctgtgtggttaagaaaattggaattttttcaaatgcagtctcgctcactgcaaaaactcaagatcttaccaggaatatttgtcttctttctagttaaaatgtctcatttttagtcaaaaaatctcattacacttaaaacaagattcatcaccagaaaaataacttgttatttgaccattttcacttgaaataagtagaaaaatctgccagtgggacaagatttatcttctcattacaagcaaaaaaatcttgttccactggcagatttttccacttattttaagtgaaaatctacttgaaacaggtgaaaatggttgttttttgagtcttgtcttaaatgtaatgagatttttctttttactaaaaattagacattttaactagaaacctaagacaaatattcttgttaagattttgagtttttgaagtgtataataactagagaaatcgatcatgttgttctgatttgcatttttaGTTATTCTATAAGTATTatgtaatagaataatcaatacaaatggacacagagtaattccataaatgtatttaaaaaaacaaacatttacatttccccctgaagccaaagtgtggcggctgccataccttgccatacccactTGACGGCCCTGACCGGAGGATATGGTCCCCGGGGCCCCCACCACCACGACCACCACCACCATGCTGCCAGCCTCCGAGGCGGCCAAGATCTACCAGACCAACTACGTGCGCAACTCCCGCGCCATCGGCGTCCTGTGGGCGATCTTCACCATCCTCTTCGCCATCGTCAACGTGGTGTGCTTCATCCAGCCCTATTGGATCGGGGACGGCGTGGACAGCCCGCAGGCGGGCTACTTCGGGCTCTTCCACTACTGCATCGGCAACGGGCTGTCCCGGGACCTGACCTGCAAGGGCAGCTTCACCGAGTTCAGCAGCATCCCCTCCGGAGCCTTCAAGGCTGCGTCCTTCTTCATCGGCATGTCCATGCTGCTGGTGCTCACCTGCATCGGATGCTTCgcgctcttcttcttctgcagcaCCGGCACCGTGTACAAGATCTGCGGATGGATGCAGCTGGCTGCAGGTAGGAGACTACAGGTGGAAGTTCATCCATGCAGGGCTGGGGAACTTCACTTTAAATGAGTGCTGTAGGATGCATTGGATCTGAAACCATTAGATTATGGACATATATGACAtttggtgtaaaaaaaaaaaaaaaacaaccaacaggATATGCACTCTAAAAATCTGCAAATTTTCATCTCATAAACTCCCAAAACTAAAGTTaattggagtttttttttttataacttaaatttttattatgttttcacatgtacattttttatttgataagataagataagataaacctttaatagtcccacagaggggaaatttgcagtttacagcagcaaaggtgatagtgcaaaaacaagaggcatcaatagaaaagtaataacacagtaataataataacacactataaacagtaaactggtatacaataataataataataataagaaagataaataataagaaatataaaaagataacagacggatatttacagatggatatttacataattgcacgttgcagtgagtgaaagatattgcacattatttcccttatgtacatttattgtcaggttgtatgtggtctactgtgagcagtgctggttgtgtagtctcacagctgcagggaggaaggaccttctgtagcgttccttcacacacctagggtgaaggagcctgtcgctgaaggagctctccagcgctctgaaggatccccattagtcttcaccaagtggagactattcttcctggggtccacacaaagacatacaaaagattacaataatcacaaatcaaaaagggtgaaaacatTCACCAGAATTcctaaaataagttaaaagaaaaacaaaagaaaagattaaatcaccaaccaaaaacatcaatatcttaagtaacaatatttgctatatcaccagatctgtatccacttATGAACAAAAATAGTTGCAACAACAAAACCACAAGGTTTTACATAGGAACCATCCCAACATCCAGCAGCTTTTCAACAATAGCTTATAGTTGCAGCTCTTTCAAATCAGCAGTTGCACTCCATATTACTATtcaatttataatatacttacaatttgCAACATATTCACAATGTATACCTAGGACCGATCATAACTTCCTTCTGAACCACAGCctgcttcagtctccttttaaaataaataataaataaacaaaacactaCTGCAAACAAGTTACAGattagaataacaataatagtaacATTAACAAACTGTCTGGAGATGATCCTCTATTCAGTCCACTGTTCCATTCGGCATTTGTTCAGTTGGTGTCATGTCTCATGCATTTTCCCAGTTCTTTTCAAATACATTCTCTTTGATCCTTAAAAGATATGTCAATTTTTCCATAACACAAATTTCCTGGACAATTTCCAACCACTGTTCCTGTTTCGGGACATTTGAGCCAGTTTCTTGTGACTGCTTTTTTACTTGCTGCGAGTAACACTTTAGTCAAGTACAGATCTTCTCTCGTTACAACCTTTCCAATATTCCCAAGATACATCACTGGGCAAGTATTTGGGATTTCATATCCCAGAATATTTTTTACTACTAAATTTACATTTTGACAGTATATCTTCCAGAAGATGTGTGAAAGTTTAGTTGAGTTTTAGAGGATTAATATCTTAACTCtgcttttatttacttttttttcattgtgaaagctaatattttaatttctccAATCAGATTATTAATTGCAGTAAacgttttttgacatttctGCAACTATTCATGGCACACTGAGCTCAATGTTATGTCTGTTGAAATGCTGTTGCAAAGCATTTCTGCAGCAGCTGATATCCTTACAAGACTTATTCCCACTGTGTCAACAGCCTTCAGAAAGAGAGGGGGGATTAATATTAAATAGTACACATTTTAACTTTGATTGTGGACGTCTCGCCATCAGAATGCCACTAAATCCCTCGAATCAGAGGGGCTACTCAGGGATTTTCATttcataaaatgtgaaaatcctaTAAGAGCGGATCAGTATCAGCTCACATTGGTTTAAACAAAGACAGTTTAACACCAAAAGCTGATATCCTCTCGGCTTCCCTCTATTTGATTTTACATATAAGCCAAAAAAAGGGGAGTCAGTTCTAATATCTCACTATACTCTCACTCAGAAGGTAAGTGATATGCTTTTTCATTATGCTTTTAACAATTTAACTCCTCAATTCTTTTTCATTTGCAAACATTTTACACAAGATAAGTCTCCCAAGAATATTTGAAATAGCAATAaatcattttcaaacatttccaCAGCAAATGAATACAAATAAAagagcaaacacacacaggcacatgcAAAGCTGTTGCTCTGTGAAAGTTTCTTTTGAACTGTAATGTGATAATTAGCTGAATGGTAAAATGTAATGAGTTATGTAACTTGCAGTTCATTGATAAAACTTTTCATCCCTGGGCTGTAGATCTCTGAATATTAACTTGTGAAAGCCTTTGTTGTTCAGAGTTGTAGTCATGAGGGGAGCTGTAATCAGTCGGTCACGGGCACCACAGGCTTGGGTTTATATAGACGATAATACGCATTAGAGAGGAGCTGCAAATTCACTTAAGAGACGTAATTGATAAATCAATCCAAATGCCAAATACCACATGTTATCAAAGGAGGGGCATCTCCCTGTACTTTTAAGACTCTCTCGATGACTCATGTCCAATGGGCTATAATGGGTTTCATTGCaattcctcgactgaccacttGGGGCTGGGTCCAAActtgagtcaatctccattgaccccCTCCCAAATCAATGCCAACTTTGATAAAGTTTATCACTTGCTGCATTGTTTGGCTGTTAGGATGCTATTCCTGCACAGAAAAATGATAAACAAACAGAACCGATGCTTTATTCACGACAGAACATCAGTTTCTTACTGAAATATTCACATGGTCTTTCTGTGGACATTCATCTCTTGTCAAACTGCTGGTACTAATTTTCAGCTTTATAGTCAAAATCCCTGGAAACTGGTGTAAACTTGAGACAGTAaggtatcccagaatgcatttccaATCAATGAGCAGCACTAATAGTGGAGGAGAACTCTACTCCAACATGCTACTGTTGTTGTGACAGAAAgtacttttaaaatgttttcatgCAACGTAGTTCTTGTAACTTAACTTTTGGGTTATTTTATGAAGTTAGACCCTATTTGAAAATTCtgtctgaggccccgtttacacatagccgggtatttacaaaaacggatatttccccctctacgttttgaaaaattccatcgtttacacgagatcgttttcaaaatctcttcatttacaaggatccgcataaatatgctgttaacgtcatgccagccaatcagaatcctggaaaaaacatcaacaaatgacacatgtaacttccagttaaggctgatttatggttccgcgttacaccaacgcagagcctacggcgtaaggtatgctgcgacgcacaccgtacggcgcgcaacggtaccctacgccgtaggctctgcgtcgatttaacgcgggaccataattcaggctttacttccaagacggaacgagagtctttcgtttggagtgaaagagaagtggagttacttttaagtgtgactttagaatataaaacaggtaaaatacaagaaaatattgacggtggccaaactaattgtaaacacaggtcgcacacatgacgctggtggcgtttctgttgcataatgtgacgttctgaagcctaaatctccgttttcctctgtttagacgcaaacgtgaaaactgagtttttgaaaatctccactttggccggagttttcagaaatgatcgtttttggtgactttaggcgcttttgcattagtaccgccttagcccggctcggcgcggcgcggctcgtcgcggctcttcccgtttgtccccgtgtgtttttccacagccaggggagaagtgggcatgttggggtgaagctgctgtgacgtactcgattgcgcaaccgctttgttcatgtcgccgctgatcagaaatcagctggagccgcgagcggctgagaaaaaaacagcccgtctacatcccttttttaattctctcgtcagcccccaggtttatgaacatctgcacctcagagttggatcaccaaacagacgttttgcgctttataataaaatcgctgcgagccgcgggtcgctctcgctctgactcccgcttcctgattcaaacgtctgacggccccgccccccgaccaatcagtggcgcggagggtggtgacgtcagaaatagtccctgctcaacCCTGATtagaacctcgctgaaatggttacagaaaaagtatcggcttggagcggctctgcccgcctcagcccctagtgcaaaagcgcaaaacggggacgtggcgggtagaaccgagttaaggcggtactaatgcaaaagcgccattagagctccgttttcgtgtaaacgaacagccaaaacgcatgaaaacgcctccgtttttgctccgtgtaaaggAGGCCTTAACTTTTGGGTTATTTCATGAAGTTAGACCCTATTTGAAAATTCTGTCTGACATTTTTGAAGGAACGAGGGACCACTCGCTGAGCTGTGGTGTCATCAGTTACTATGATTTTCATTATTGAGAAAGACCAAACTGCGTCCTCTTGTCCTCCGAAGTGCGTTCCGAGTCAAACTTCCCAGGTATTAACTACCAAGTACACAAGTCCaagtatttcttttgtacaacTGAAATCATAAACATTTTGATCAATGGGAAAACTCTAAGTTGGTTTTATATTTTTCTGTCCACGACTGTTACCATAGTTACCGTGCTACAGTTATGTCTTTGACATTTATTTTGTAGAACATTTGTGTTTTATGTCACTAATTACTTCCCAATGCTGCATACCCTGTACTATCacctctgcacagctgctgagtaaaacagaaaaatgtgtCAAAGTAAAAAAATGCTGCACACTGTTCAAGTATACTATAAATGGCAGGCTCTGGTTTTTATCCTCGGTAATATGGAGtgatatttagttttataaGCTATAACTTCATAGCTGAGAGTCTCTGAACTGGACTTCTGACGGTTGGTTCAGGTCGTGGAGCCTCCAGCATGTAGGGCGGCTGGACAGGCTGGTTAAACGTACTTCTCTTTAACTCCACACACATATTTCTCCTTTGATTTTCAAACTTGGAGCCCAGGTTTAATGAAACTCTAATTTACACAAAATCACACCTTTCCTCTGGATCCAACTTCTTCACGTAGGACGACAGGCCCCCCCAAAGAACTGTAAATACTTTGATGTGCGTAATCGGCATGTTCTCTTTCATCGTGTTTTGATCTTTTTGAACTTCAAATCTGCAAGACTTGTGATTGTCACATGCAAACGTGTGCATTTGAATGAGATAACAGTCAGGAAAGATCATTAGCATAAAGTATTCATTTCTTTGGCTGTTGCAGAGGAGTTATAGACGTCATCTGCCA encodes the following:
- the LOC133424544 gene encoding LHFPL tetraspan subfamily member 3 protein-like — protein: MVPGAPTTTTTTTMLPASEAAKIYQTNYVRNSRAIGVLWAIFTILFAIVNVVCFIQPYWIGDGVDSPQAGYFGLFHYCIGNGLSRDLTCKGSFTEFSSIPSGAFKAASFFIGMSMLLVLTCIGCFALFFFCSTGTVYKICGWMQLAAEL